From Osmerus mordax isolate fOsmMor3 chromosome 8, fOsmMor3.pri, whole genome shotgun sequence, a single genomic window includes:
- the LOC136947821 gene encoding single-minded homolog 1-like isoform X1 codes for MKEKSKTAARTRREKENSEFYELAKMLPLPSAITSQLDKASIIRLTTSYLKMRIVFPQGLGEAWGHTSRTRSLDNVGRELGSHLLQTLDGFIFVVAPDGKIMYISETASVHLGLSQVELTGNSIYEYVHPADHDEMTAVLTPHQPYHSHFVQEYEAERSFFLRMKCVLAKRNAGLTSGGYKVIHCSGYLKIRQYSLDMSPFDGCYQNVGLVAVGHSLPPSAVTEIKLHSNMFMFRASLDMKLIFLDSRVAELTGYEPQDLIEKTLYHHVHSCDTFHLRGAHHLLLVKGQVTTKYYRFLAKHGGWVWVQSYATIVHNSRSSRPHCIVSVNYVLTDTEYKGMQLSLDQMSPSKPPFPYTSTPGITEERKGTKSRLSQSKAKARVSPYPQFSAFHQERSESDQDSQWGGSPLTDSASPQLLDSGEGMEASCAYRLYPDSGSLCYSLALSEEDLTHGSGNPHTPACDRARCQAGRYLLGSTPQSGREAWWDATRSVLSLPKSSLENGEGYDLTSYHGAIHGRGHWDEESVVSSPEGGGGSTSDSGERYRGDHFRASPQEPSKIETLIRATQQMIKEEESRLQLHKGPLDALGPVSGLSKTHSPCFTTSLPLPQAAMPGVVCRGPGLTSINLTSSDRLHHRDDDGGKALGSHDNDDNTASPASLSRLSSPSSEGMPRSGLGLTKDYLQTDMSPHPPVGSPLLYPAQDRQTLDRHAATYALAGYSLEHLYDPESLRSYSGLGCGSMQYDMASHMRMQADQMQGHKATSVIITNGS; via the exons ATGAAGGAGAAGTCTAAAACTGCCGCAAGGACTAGACGGGAAAAGGAAAACAGCGAATTCTACGAACTGGCAAAAATGTTGCCTTTACCGTCTGCTATCACATCACAGCTGGACAAAGCCTCCATAATACGACTGACTACAAGTTACCTGAAGATGAGAATTGTCTTCCCTCAGG GTTTAGGTGAAGCTTGGGGTCACACAAGTCGAACAAGGTCACTGGATAATGTAGGGCGCGAGTTGGGATCTCATCTACTCCAG ACGTTAGACGGATTCATCTTTGTGGTGGCTCCCGACGGGAAGATAATGTACATCTCAGAGACAGCTTCAGTCCATTTGGGACTCTCTCAG GTAGAGTTGACTGGGAACAGTATTTATGAGTATGTTCACCCGGCTGACCACGACGAAATGACGGCAGTCCTAACCCCACACCAACCCTACCATTCGCACTTCGTTCAAG AGTATGAGGCGGAGCGCTCATTCTTCTTGAGAATGAAATGTGTGCTTGCAAAAAGAAATGCAGGCCTTACCAGTGGTGGATATAAG GTGATCCACTGTAGTGGTTACTTAAAGATACGCCAGTACAGCCTCGACATGTCGCCTTTCGATGGCTGCTACCAGAACGTGGGGCTGGTAGCAGTGGGCCACTCGCTGCCTCCCAGCGCCGTCACCGAGATCAAACTACACAGCAACATGTTCATGTTTAGAGCCAGTCTCGACATGAAACTCATCTTCCTCGATTCAAG GGTAGCCGAGCTGACAGGCTACGAGCCTCAGGATCTGATAGAGAAGACTCTGTACCACCACGTGCACAGCTGTGACACCTTCCACCTGCGCGGTGCCCACCACCTGT TGCTGGTGAAAGGCCAGGTGACCACTAAGTACTACAGATTCCTGGCCAAGCATGGTGGCTGGGTGTGGGTCCAGAGCTATGCCACCATCGTCCACAACAGCCGTTCCTCCAGACCTCACTGCATAGTCAGTGTCAACTATGTGCTTAC GGATACGGAATATAAGGGAATGCAGCTGTCTTTGGATCAGATGAGCCCCAGCAAGCCACCGTTCCCCTACACCAGCACTCCTGGCATCACCGAGGAGCGAAAAGGAACTAAGTCACGTCTGAGTCAATCTAAGGCCAAAGCTAGGGTCTCTCCTTACCCCCAG TTCTCAGCATTCCACCAGGAGCGCTCAGAGTCAGACCAGGACAGCCAATGGGGAGGCAGCCCTCTGACGGACTCTGCCTCGCCCCAGCTGCTGGATTCCGGGGAAGGCATGGAGGCGTCCTGCGCCTACAGACTCTACCCTGACTCGGGCTCGCTGTGCTACAGCCTCGCCCTATCGGAGGAGGACCTCACCCATGGCTCTGGcaacccccacacccctgccTGCGACAGAGCCCGCTGCCAAGCTGGACGCTACCTCCTGGGCTCCACCCCCCAGTCTGGACGAGAGGCATGGTGGGATGCCACACGCTCAGTCCTCTCGCTGCCCAAATCCTCACTGGAGAATGGCGAGGGCTACGACCTCACTTCCTACCACGGAGCCATACACG GAAGAGGACACTGGGATGAGGAGAGCGTGGTGAGCTCGCCCGAAGGGGGCGGAGGCTCCACCAGTGACTCGGGTGAGCGTTACCGTGGCGACCATTTCCGGGCCAGCCCTCAGGAGCCCAGCAAGATAGAGACCCTGATCAGGGCCACCCAGCAGATGatcaaagaggaggagagccgtCTGCAGCTGCACAAGGGGCCCCTGGATGCCCTGGGCCCCGTCTCAGGCCTCTCCAAAACCCACAGCCCCTGCTtcaccacctccctgcctctcccccaggCCGCCATGCCCGGAGTGGTCTGCCGAGGCCCCGGCCTCACCAGCATCAACCTCACCTCCTCCGACCGCCTCCATCACCGCGATGATGATGGTGGCAAGGCGCTGGGTTCCCACGATAATGACGACAACACGGCCAGCCCAGCCTCCCTGTCACGTCTGAGCAGCCCCAGCTCGGAGGGCATGCCCAGGTCAGGCCTGGGGCTCACTAAAGACTACTTGCAGACAGACATGTCTCCTCACCCTCCGGTGGGGAGCCCGCTGCTCTACCCAgcccaggacagacagacactggaCAGGCACGCAGCCACCTATGCCTTGGCTGGCTACTCCCTGGAGCATCTGTATGACCCGGAGAGCCTGCGCAGCTACTCGGGTCTGGGATGTGGCAGCATGCAGTACGACATGGCCTCACACATGCGCATGCAGGCTGACCAGATGCAAGGACACAAGGCCACCTCAGTCATCATCACTAATGGGAGCtga
- the LOC136947821 gene encoding single-minded homolog 1-like isoform X2, producing MKEKSKTAARTRREKENSEFYELAKMLPLPSAITSQLDKASIIRLTTSYLKMRIVFPQGLGEAWGHTSRTRSLDNVGRELGSHLLQTLDGFIFVVAPDGKIMYISETASVHLGLSQVELTGNSIYEYVHPADHDEMTAVLTPHQPYHSHFVQEYEAERSFFLRMKCVLAKRNAGLTSGGYKVIHCSGYLKIRQYSLDMSPFDGCYQNVGLVAVGHSLPPSAVTEIKLHSNMFMFRASLDMKLIFLDSRVAELTGYEPQDLIEKTLYHHVHSCDTFHLRGAHHLLLVKGQVTTKYYRFLAKHGGWVWVQSYATIVHNSRSSRPHCIVSVNYVLTDTEYKGMQLSLDQMSPSKPPFPYTSTPGITEERKGTKSRLSQSKAKARVSPYPQFSAFHQERSESDQDSQWGGSPLTDSASPQLLDSGEGMEASCAYRLYPDSGSLCYSLALSEEDLTHGSGNPHTPACDRARCQAGRYLLGSTPQSGREAWWDATRSVLSLPKSSLENGEGYDLTSYHGAIHGEAVGGHWDEESVVSSPEGGGGSTSDSGERYRGDHFRASPQEPSKIETLIRATQQMIKEEESRLQLHKGPLDALGPVSGLSKTHSPCFTTSLPLPQAAMPGVVCRGPGLTSDNTASPASLSRLSSPSSEGMPRSGLGLTKDYLQTDMSPHPPVGSPLLYPAQDRQTLDRHAATYALAGYSLEHLYDPESLRSYSGLGCGSMQYDMASHMRMQADQMQGHKATSVIITNGS from the exons ATGAAGGAGAAGTCTAAAACTGCCGCAAGGACTAGACGGGAAAAGGAAAACAGCGAATTCTACGAACTGGCAAAAATGTTGCCTTTACCGTCTGCTATCACATCACAGCTGGACAAAGCCTCCATAATACGACTGACTACAAGTTACCTGAAGATGAGAATTGTCTTCCCTCAGG GTTTAGGTGAAGCTTGGGGTCACACAAGTCGAACAAGGTCACTGGATAATGTAGGGCGCGAGTTGGGATCTCATCTACTCCAG ACGTTAGACGGATTCATCTTTGTGGTGGCTCCCGACGGGAAGATAATGTACATCTCAGAGACAGCTTCAGTCCATTTGGGACTCTCTCAG GTAGAGTTGACTGGGAACAGTATTTATGAGTATGTTCACCCGGCTGACCACGACGAAATGACGGCAGTCCTAACCCCACACCAACCCTACCATTCGCACTTCGTTCAAG AGTATGAGGCGGAGCGCTCATTCTTCTTGAGAATGAAATGTGTGCTTGCAAAAAGAAATGCAGGCCTTACCAGTGGTGGATATAAG GTGATCCACTGTAGTGGTTACTTAAAGATACGCCAGTACAGCCTCGACATGTCGCCTTTCGATGGCTGCTACCAGAACGTGGGGCTGGTAGCAGTGGGCCACTCGCTGCCTCCCAGCGCCGTCACCGAGATCAAACTACACAGCAACATGTTCATGTTTAGAGCCAGTCTCGACATGAAACTCATCTTCCTCGATTCAAG GGTAGCCGAGCTGACAGGCTACGAGCCTCAGGATCTGATAGAGAAGACTCTGTACCACCACGTGCACAGCTGTGACACCTTCCACCTGCGCGGTGCCCACCACCTGT TGCTGGTGAAAGGCCAGGTGACCACTAAGTACTACAGATTCCTGGCCAAGCATGGTGGCTGGGTGTGGGTCCAGAGCTATGCCACCATCGTCCACAACAGCCGTTCCTCCAGACCTCACTGCATAGTCAGTGTCAACTATGTGCTTAC GGATACGGAATATAAGGGAATGCAGCTGTCTTTGGATCAGATGAGCCCCAGCAAGCCACCGTTCCCCTACACCAGCACTCCTGGCATCACCGAGGAGCGAAAAGGAACTAAGTCACGTCTGAGTCAATCTAAGGCCAAAGCTAGGGTCTCTCCTTACCCCCAG TTCTCAGCATTCCACCAGGAGCGCTCAGAGTCAGACCAGGACAGCCAATGGGGAGGCAGCCCTCTGACGGACTCTGCCTCGCCCCAGCTGCTGGATTCCGGGGAAGGCATGGAGGCGTCCTGCGCCTACAGACTCTACCCTGACTCGGGCTCGCTGTGCTACAGCCTCGCCCTATCGGAGGAGGACCTCACCCATGGCTCTGGcaacccccacacccctgccTGCGACAGAGCCCGCTGCCAAGCTGGACGCTACCTCCTGGGCTCCACCCCCCAGTCTGGACGAGAGGCATGGTGGGATGCCACACGCTCAGTCCTCTCGCTGCCCAAATCCTCACTGGAGAATGGCGAGGGCTACGACCTCACTTCCTACCACGGAGCCATACACGGTGAGGCGGTAGG AGGACACTGGGATGAGGAGAGCGTGGTGAGCTCGCCCGAAGGGGGCGGAGGCTCCACCAGTGACTCGGGTGAGCGTTACCGTGGCGACCATTTCCGGGCCAGCCCTCAGGAGCCCAGCAAGATAGAGACCCTGATCAGGGCCACCCAGCAGATGatcaaagaggaggagagccgtCTGCAGCTGCACAAGGGGCCCCTGGATGCCCTGGGCCCCGTCTCAGGCCTCTCCAAAACCCACAGCCCCTGCTtcaccacctccctgcctctcccccaggCCGCCATGCCCGGAGTGGTCTGCCGAGGCCCCGGCCTCACCAGC GACAACACGGCCAGCCCAGCCTCCCTGTCACGTCTGAGCAGCCCCAGCTCGGAGGGCATGCCCAGGTCAGGCCTGGGGCTCACTAAAGACTACTTGCAGACAGACATGTCTCCTCACCCTCCGGTGGGGAGCCCGCTGCTCTACCCAgcccaggacagacagacactggaCAGGCACGCAGCCACCTATGCCTTGGCTGGCTACTCCCTGGAGCATCTGTATGACCCGGAGAGCCTGCGCAGCTACTCGGGTCTGGGATGTGGCAGCATGCAGTACGACATGGCCTCACACATGCGCATGCAGGCTGACCAGATGCAAGGACACAAGGCCACCTCAGTCATCATCACTAATGGGAGCtga